A genomic segment from Paenibacillus sp. FSL K6-1096 encodes:
- a CDS encoding ATP-binding cassette domain-containing protein, with the protein MSKNLSKNLIEVEGLKKYFNVGKGRVLKAVDNISFSIREGETLGMVGESGCGKTTAGRTVLRLYEPTAGSVKYQGTDIYKLSGGKMKAMRRDMQMIFQDPYASLNPRFTVSDIIGEALDIHGMAGSRQERKKRIEELLDMVGLNHDHATRYPHEFSGGQRQRIGIARALAVNPKFIVCDEPISALDVSIQAQVVNLLKELQDRLGLTYLFIAHDLSMVKHISDRVAVMYLGKMVELAESEELYANPIHPYTKSLLSAIPVPDPDVEANKKRIHLHDELGSPIYAAGEETNDSDYELVEVSKGHFVAKQFA; encoded by the coding sequence ATGAGTAAGAATTTGAGCAAGAACCTGATTGAAGTAGAAGGCCTTAAGAAGTATTTCAACGTAGGCAAAGGAAGAGTGCTTAAGGCTGTTGATAATATTAGCTTCTCTATCCGCGAAGGCGAGACTCTGGGAATGGTAGGGGAGTCTGGCTGCGGCAAGACTACTGCAGGCCGTACAGTTCTCCGCTTGTATGAGCCGACTGCAGGAAGCGTGAAGTACCAGGGAACCGATATCTACAAGCTGTCGGGCGGCAAAATGAAGGCGATGCGCCGTGATATGCAAATGATCTTCCAGGACCCGTATGCCTCGCTTAACCCGCGGTTTACGGTATCTGATATCATCGGCGAAGCGCTGGATATCCACGGTATGGCTGGAAGCCGCCAGGAGCGCAAGAAGCGGATTGAAGAGCTGCTGGATATGGTAGGCTTGAACCATGATCATGCCACCCGTTATCCGCATGAATTCTCCGGCGGTCAGCGCCAGCGTATCGGGATTGCCCGGGCGCTTGCGGTGAATCCGAAGTTCATCGTCTGCGATGAGCCGATCTCTGCGCTTGACGTCTCCATCCAGGCACAGGTTGTCAACCTGCTGAAGGAGCTGCAGGACCGTCTGGGACTGACGTATCTCTTCATTGCGCATGACCTGTCCATGGTGAAGCATATCAGTGACCGTGTAGCCGTAATGTATCTGGGCAAAATGGTCGAGCTTGCGGAGAGTGAAGAACTGTACGCGAACCCGATCCACCCGTATACTAAATCGCTGTTGTCTGCTATTCCAGTACCTGACCCGGATGTGGAAGCGAACAAAAAGCGGATTCATCTGCACGATGAGCTGGGCAGTCCGATCTATGCTGCCGGCGAGGAAACCAATGACAGTGATTATGAGCTGGTTGAGGTGTCCAAGGGACACTTCGTCGCCAAGCAGTTTGCCTAA
- a CDS encoding ABC transporter permease, with the protein MVRYVANKFFYMLVSLFVLISATFFLMKAIPGDPFTAEKKVPPEIKARLYEQYGLDKPLYHQYFKYLGEIAQGDLGVSMKRLNQDVTHLIGQTFSASLKLGVVAIIVSVIVGVFLGMMAALYHRKFIDSAAMVLAVLGIAVPSFVVASLLQYVFAYKLHLFPVSGFKGPMYYFLPVAALSAQPIAFIARLTRSSMLEVLNADYIKTAKAKGLSWAAILSRHVLRNGILPVVTYMGPMTANIVTGSVVIEQIFGVGGIGKQFVEAIGVRDYTVIMGITIFYGVLLMVARFITDIAYVFVDPRIKLTGGKEG; encoded by the coding sequence ATGGTTCGTTATGTAGCCAATAAGTTTTTCTATATGCTTGTTTCGCTGTTTGTGCTGATTTCAGCGACTTTTTTTCTGATGAAAGCTATTCCGGGGGACCCGTTTACGGCTGAGAAGAAGGTACCACCGGAAATTAAAGCGCGTTTATACGAGCAATATGGATTGGACAAGCCGCTCTATCATCAGTATTTCAAGTATTTGGGTGAAATCGCCCAGGGTGATTTGGGTGTATCCATGAAGCGGCTGAACCAGGATGTAACACATTTGATCGGGCAAACGTTCTCGGCGTCTCTGAAGCTGGGGGTTGTCGCAATTATTGTGTCGGTTATTGTCGGAGTCTTCCTCGGCATGATGGCGGCACTCTATCACCGCAAGTTTATTGATAGCGCAGCAATGGTGCTGGCGGTGCTGGGGATTGCGGTTCCGAGCTTTGTAGTTGCCTCGCTGCTCCAATATGTGTTCGCCTACAAGCTTCATCTGTTCCCGGTCTCCGGGTTCAAGGGGCCGATGTATTACTTCCTGCCTGTAGCCGCACTCTCGGCGCAGCCGATAGCCTTCATAGCGAGGCTTACGCGCTCCAGCATGCTGGAGGTTCTGAATGCGGACTATATCAAGACGGCTAAGGCCAAGGGCCTCAGCTGGGCAGCGATTCTGAGCCGCCATGTGCTGCGCAACGGGATTCTGCCGGTTGTCACCTACATGGGACCAATGACAGCTAACATCGTAACCGGTTCGGTTGTTATCGAGCAAATCTTCGGTGTCGGCGGGATCGGCAAGCAGTTTGTTGAAGCCATTGGCGTCCGCGATTACACCGTCATTATGGGGATTACTATCTTCTATGGTGTACTGCTGATGGTCGCACGCTTCATCACGGATATTGCGTATGTGTTTGTAGATCCGCGTATCAAACTAACTGGCGGAAAGGAGGGCTAA
- the rsmH gene encoding 16S rRNA (cytosine(1402)-N(4))-methyltransferase RsmH — MFHHITVLKEEATEGLHVKQDGIYVDCTLGGAGHSSLIASKLSGKGRLICLDQDDWALNNAKEKLSGYGDKVVTVKTNFRDLEAVLKSLPFVPQVDGVPQVDGILFDLGVSSPQFDEGERGFSYNHDAPLDMRMDQSARLTAADIVNTWSEQEIARVLFQYGEEKFSRRIARRIVERREERPIANTGELAELIKEGIPAAARRTGGHPAKRSFQGLRIAVNDELGAFEEGLHAAVRCLAPEGRVSVITFHSLEDRICKQIFSSYLSRCTCPPDLPYCVCGAEGTLKLINRKPIVPGEAELEQNSRARSAKLRIAEKL; from the coding sequence TTGTTTCACCACATCACGGTGCTTAAGGAAGAAGCGACAGAAGGGCTGCACGTCAAGCAGGATGGCATATATGTGGACTGTACGCTCGGGGGAGCCGGGCACAGCTCGCTGATTGCCTCCAAGCTTAGCGGCAAGGGCCGGCTGATCTGTCTGGATCAGGACGACTGGGCGCTGAACAATGCGAAAGAGAAATTATCCGGCTACGGGGACAAGGTGGTGACCGTCAAGACCAACTTCCGTGATCTGGAGGCGGTGCTGAAGTCGCTGCCGTTCGTCCCGCAGGTGGATGGAGTTCCGCAGGTGGACGGGATTCTGTTCGATCTGGGAGTATCCTCCCCGCAGTTTGACGAAGGGGAACGGGGCTTCAGCTACAATCACGATGCTCCGCTGGATATGCGCATGGATCAGTCGGCCAGGCTCACCGCAGCGGATATCGTCAATACCTGGAGCGAGCAGGAGATTGCCAGGGTGCTTTTCCAGTATGGCGAAGAGAAGTTCTCCCGGAGGATTGCCCGCAGGATTGTGGAGCGCAGGGAAGAACGGCCAATTGCCAACACCGGGGAGCTGGCCGAGCTGATCAAGGAAGGGATTCCTGCAGCGGCGCGGCGGACGGGCGGCCATCCGGCCAAACGGAGCTTCCAGGGACTGCGGATTGCCGTCAACGACGAGCTGGGGGCGTTCGAGGAAGGGCTTCATGCCGCTGTGCGCTGTCTGGCGCCGGAGGGAAGGGTGTCGGTCATTACCTTTCATTCGCTGGAGGACCGGATCTGCAAGCAGATTTTCAGCAGCTACCTGAGCCGTTGCACCTGCCCGCCTGACCTGCCTTACTGCGTGTGCGGTGCCGAAGGCACCCTGAAGCTGATCAACCGCAAGCCCATCGTACCCGGAGAAGCAGAGCTGGAACAGAATTCGCGTGCCCGTTCGGCCAAGCTGCGTATTGCAGAGAAATTGTAA
- a CDS encoding ketopantoate reductase family protein: MIIDIIGAGSLGLLLAGRLIRGGATIRIWCRSERQSRALTEDGLTVSYEDGRASISAAGGSFSAGPVTAYAQQQLALPGDITLITVKQKVLHEELPHILRPLGRQKLHVIGFQNGRGHLELLQELLPESGIWAAVTTEAAKRKTLTEVIHAGDGEISIGKSSQSADGLDRNQQNSWPAAIISFIEALNAAGFTASLSKEVDTIIYRKLMINAVINPLTAIWRVRNGELLESRERVQLMKELYAEAAGIYGACGIPAGPQLWDAVQEVCRATSGNISSMLADVLAARETEIRWINGSIVEMGRRQGIDAPLHRWICGLVEGMTVREG, from the coding sequence ATGATAATCGATATAATAGGTGCGGGCTCTCTGGGCCTGCTGCTTGCCGGCAGGCTGATTCGCGGGGGAGCTACCATACGGATCTGGTGCCGGAGTGAGCGGCAGAGCCGGGCTTTAACAGAAGACGGGCTGACGGTCAGCTATGAAGACGGCAGAGCGTCTATATCAGCGGCCGGCGGCAGCTTCTCTGCCGGACCGGTAACAGCGTATGCGCAGCAGCAACTGGCACTGCCCGGGGATATCACCCTGATTACGGTCAAACAAAAGGTGCTGCATGAAGAGCTTCCTCACATTCTGAGGCCGCTTGGCCGGCAGAAGCTTCATGTGATCGGGTTCCAGAACGGCCGCGGACATCTTGAGCTGCTTCAGGAGCTGCTGCCGGAATCCGGTATCTGGGCGGCGGTAACGACGGAGGCGGCCAAGAGGAAAACATTAACAGAGGTTATTCATGCCGGTGATGGGGAAATATCTATAGGTAAGAGCAGCCAATCCGCGGACGGGCTTGACAGAAATCAGCAGAATTCTTGGCCCGCCGCAATAATAAGTTTCATAGAAGCTCTGAATGCAGCAGGATTTACCGCCTCTCTGTCGAAAGAAGTGGATACCATCATTTACCGGAAGCTCATGATCAATGCTGTCATTAATCCCCTGACCGCTATTTGGCGGGTCCGAAACGGCGAATTGCTGGAGTCACGCGAACGTGTGCAGCTGATGAAGGAGCTGTATGCAGAGGCAGCCGGGATTTATGGGGCCTGCGGGATTCCTGCCGGACCTCAGCTGTGGGATGCCGTCCAGGAAGTGTGCCGGGCAACCTCGGGGAATATTTCCTCTATGCTGGCCGATGTGCTGGCGGCAAGGGAGACGGAGATCCGCTGGATTAACGGAAGCATTGTGGAAATGGGACGGCGGCAGGGTATTGACGCTCCGCTGCACCGCTGGATCTGCGGTCTGGTAGAAGGCATGACTGTGAGGGAGGGGTGA
- the bshC gene encoding bacillithiol biosynthesis cysteine-adding enzyme BshC: MNVVPEPLPGGSALAGDYIHQYERVGHLYGGDFRSRESRAERADWLDRTGSLRADRAKVAGALRDYNGKHNAHEAVLRSIELLEQPDTLVVTGGQQSGLFTGPLFVAYKAITVIQAAREAAEQLGRPVVPLFWIAGEDHDWDEVNHTYVLNRSGEISRIKLDRGDGPRSPVSQISVDAESWQQALEQLDGLLQDSEFKPQLMELVTAAAESAGNMTEAFAKLMGSLFGQFGLILLDSADPALRRLEAPMFASIIERNDELEAAYLAAAEQITASGYSLQADVTPGNANLFYIHEGARLLLHKEEGRFTDRKGTVSFSREDLLQQLESHPERFSNNVLTRPLMQDYLLPVLATVLGQGEIAYWAIPQQAFRVLDGQMPLILPRMSFTIIEGTLHKHMDKYGLSFTDVQGGLEDKRKEWLSAQDELKLEERFEEIRSVFSGLYEPLIEQLGGIQAGLLKLGNNNKEKILDQISFLEGKALDALEKQNEAALRQWERIELSLMPLGKLQERVYNMMYYLNRYGLGWLENVMAVPADFSGTHRIIYM, from the coding sequence ATGAATGTTGTACCTGAACCGCTGCCGGGCGGATCTGCGCTCGCCGGTGACTATATACATCAATATGAAAGAGTAGGGCATTTGTATGGCGGAGACTTCCGCAGCCGGGAGAGCCGGGCGGAGCGCGCGGACTGGCTGGACCGTACCGGCAGTCTGCGGGCTGACCGGGCGAAGGTTGCTGGAGCCTTACGCGATTACAACGGCAAGCACAATGCCCACGAAGCGGTTCTCCGCTCAATTGAGCTATTGGAGCAGCCTGATACCCTGGTGGTGACGGGCGGCCAGCAGAGCGGCTTGTTCACCGGTCCGTTATTTGTGGCCTATAAGGCCATTACGGTGATTCAGGCGGCCCGTGAGGCAGCGGAGCAGCTCGGACGGCCTGTTGTGCCGCTGTTCTGGATTGCCGGGGAGGACCATGACTGGGATGAGGTCAATCATACTTATGTACTGAACCGCAGCGGCGAAATCTCCCGGATTAAGCTGGATCGCGGCGACGGGCCGCGGTCGCCGGTCAGCCAGATCAGCGTGGATGCCGAAAGCTGGCAGCAGGCTTTGGAGCAATTGGATGGACTGCTGCAGGATAGCGAGTTCAAGCCCCAGCTCATGGAGCTGGTTACCGCTGCGGCGGAGAGTGCCGGGAATATGACGGAAGCCTTTGCCAAGCTGATGGGCTCCTTGTTCGGGCAATTCGGCCTGATCTTGCTGGATTCAGCCGATCCTGCGCTGCGCAGGCTGGAGGCGCCGATGTTCGCTTCTATTATAGAGCGCAATGACGAGCTGGAGGCAGCGTATCTGGCAGCGGCTGAACAGATTACCGCCAGCGGGTACAGCTTGCAGGCCGATGTAACGCCAGGTAATGCGAATCTCTTCTATATACATGAAGGTGCACGGCTGCTGCTCCATAAGGAGGAGGGACGGTTCACAGACCGGAAGGGCACGGTATCCTTTTCCCGGGAAGACTTGCTGCAGCAACTGGAGAGCCATCCTGAACGTTTCAGCAACAATGTGCTCACGCGCCCGCTGATGCAGGATTATCTGCTGCCTGTACTGGCTACGGTGCTTGGGCAGGGTGAAATCGCCTATTGGGCTATTCCGCAGCAGGCCTTCCGGGTGCTGGACGGACAAATGCCGCTGATTCTTCCACGCATGTCTTTTACAATCATAGAGGGAACGCTTCACAAGCATATGGATAAATACGGCCTGTCCTTCACGGATGTGCAAGGGGGCTTGGAGGATAAACGCAAAGAGTGGCTTAGTGCCCAGGATGAGCTGAAGCTGGAAGAGCGGTTCGAGGAGATCCGGAGTGTGTTCTCGGGGCTGTATGAGCCGCTGATTGAACAGCTTGGCGGCATTCAGGCCGGGCTGCTGAAGCTGGGGAACAATAATAAGGAGAAGATTCTTGATCAGATCTCCTTCCTGGAGGGCAAGGCGCTGGATGCGCTGGAGAAACAGAATGAAGCTGCGCTGCGCCAATGGGAACGGATTGAGCTGTCGCTGATGCCGCTGGGTAAGCTGCAGGAGCGCGTATATAATATGATGTACTATCTGAACCGTTACGGCCTTGGCTGGCTTGAGAATGTAATGGCTGTGCCCGCCGACTTCAGCGGAACACACCGTATCATTTATATGTAA
- the mraZ gene encoding division/cell wall cluster transcriptional repressor MraZ translates to MFMGEYQHTIDDKGRIIIPAKFRDMLGASFVATRGLDSCLFVYPMEEWGIMEHKLKSLSLMKSDARAFSRFFFSGATECVWDKQGRVNLPGNLRQYAKLDKDCVILGVSNRVEIWNKQLWEQYYEQSEESFNEIAEKLVDFNFDL, encoded by the coding sequence ATGTTTATGGGGGAATACCAGCATACCATCGACGATAAGGGCCGGATCATTATCCCGGCTAAATTCCGCGACATGCTTGGCGCTTCCTTCGTGGCGACCCGCGGCCTGGACTCATGCCTGTTTGTTTATCCCATGGAAGAATGGGGAATCATGGAGCACAAGCTCAAAAGCCTTTCACTGATGAAATCGGATGCCCGCGCCTTCAGCCGGTTCTTTTTCTCGGGAGCGACTGAATGTGTGTGGGACAAGCAGGGCAGGGTAAATCTGCCGGGCAATCTGCGGCAATACGCCAAGCTCGACAAGGACTGTGTCATTCTGGGCGTTTCAAACCGGGTGGAGATCTGGAACAAGCAGCTTTGGGAGCAGTACTACGAACAGTCAGAGGAATCGTTCAACGAAATCGCCGAGAAGCTGGTGGATTTCAATTTTGACCTATAA
- a CDS encoding ABC transporter permease, with the protein MASDKNLVPQHAELTPDDFRKVGIDERQAEVIQRESLSAWRDSWERLRQNKMAMTALGVLGLIVLAAIFAPFFSKFNYYSNDLLATNKPPSSEHWFGTDDLGRDIFVRTWYGARISLIVGLAAAAIDLFIGVIYGGIMGFFGGRVDNIMNKISEILYSIPYLLVVILLLVVLEPSLGTIILALTITGWITMSWIVRGEIMQLKNREFVLASRSMGAGSKRLLFKHLLPNAVGPIIVTITLSVPNAIFAEAFLSFLGLGVQAPVASLGSMINDSLTGWLYYPWRFLFPAILISLTMLSFNIFGDGLRDALDPKLKK; encoded by the coding sequence TTGGCTTCTGACAAAAATCTGGTTCCGCAGCATGCGGAGCTGACACCTGATGATTTCCGTAAAGTCGGCATTGATGAACGGCAGGCTGAGGTCATTCAGCGCGAAAGTCTGTCCGCCTGGAGAGATTCCTGGGAGCGCCTGCGCCAGAACAAAATGGCCATGACCGCACTGGGCGTGCTTGGACTGATCGTACTGGCAGCGATCTTTGCTCCGTTCTTTTCCAAGTTCAATTATTACTCTAACGATTTGCTTGCCACCAATAAGCCCCCTTCATCCGAGCACTGGTTCGGTACTGATGATCTGGGACGCGACATCTTTGTCCGCACCTGGTACGGCGCGCGGATCTCGCTGATCGTCGGCCTTGCCGCTGCTGCAATTGACCTCTTCATCGGGGTTATTTACGGTGGAATTATGGGTTTCTTCGGCGGACGTGTAGACAATATCATGAACAAGATTTCGGAAATCCTCTACTCTATCCCTTACCTGCTGGTAGTTATCCTGCTGCTGGTCGTGCTTGAGCCGAGTCTCGGTACAATCATCCTGGCACTGACGATTACGGGCTGGATTACCATGTCCTGGATTGTCCGCGGGGAGATTATGCAGCTGAAGAACCGTGAATTTGTACTGGCCTCCCGTTCGATGGGTGCCGGGTCCAAACGGCTGCTCTTCAAGCATCTTTTGCCGAATGCGGTAGGACCTATTATCGTAACAATCACCTTGTCTGTGCCGAATGCTATCTTTGCTGAAGCGTTCCTGAGCTTCCTCGGTCTCGGTGTACAGGCTCCTGTAGCTTCACTCGGTTCGATGATCAATGACTCACTGACCGGCTGGCTGTATTATCCGTGGCGCTTCCTGTTCCCGGCTATTCTGATCAGCTTAACGATGCTGTCCTTCAATATCTTTGGTGACGGTCTGCGCGATGCGCTCGATCCTAAGCTGAAGAAGTAG
- a CDS encoding adenosylhomocysteinase produces the protein MSSLSKENSIVADMSLAPEGHLKIDWVRQHMPVLNRIREQFEAEQPFKGLKVSITLHLEAKTAYLAKVVQAGGAEVTITGSNPLSTQDDVCAALVEDGITVFAKYNPSPEEFKALNIKALESKPDLIIDDGGDFATLLHSERPDLMENIRGGAEETTTGIIRLKALQKQGMLKFPMVAVNDAYCKYLFDNRYGTGQSAWDGIVRTTNLIVAGKTVVVVGYGWCGKGVAMRAKGLGANVIVTEVDAIKAVEAHMDGFHVMPMLEAAKQGDFFVTVTGNRYVIRGEHYDVMKDGAILCNAGHFDVEVNKPELAERSVSQRTVRKNIEEYQLKDGRKLYLLAEGRLVNLGAADGHPAEIMDTTFALQALSLRYVNDNYKNIGVKVENVPYELDEQVARFKLESLGIAIDALTQAQVEYLDSWNLND, from the coding sequence ATGAGTTCATTATCCAAGGAAAATAGTATTGTCGCTGATATGTCCCTTGCGCCTGAGGGCCATCTCAAAATCGACTGGGTCCGCCAGCATATGCCGGTGCTCAACCGTATCCGCGAGCAGTTCGAAGCAGAGCAGCCGTTCAAGGGGCTGAAGGTATCGATTACGCTTCACCTGGAGGCGAAGACGGCTTATCTGGCCAAGGTAGTGCAGGCCGGCGGTGCTGAAGTAACGATTACCGGCTCCAATCCGCTATCCACTCAAGATGATGTATGTGCAGCACTGGTAGAGGACGGCATCACCGTATTCGCCAAGTACAACCCTTCTCCTGAAGAGTTCAAGGCCCTGAACATCAAGGCGCTGGAGAGCAAGCCGGATCTGATTATTGACGACGGCGGGGACTTCGCGACACTGCTGCATTCCGAACGGCCTGATCTGATGGAGAATATCCGCGGCGGGGCGGAAGAGACCACTACAGGGATCATCCGGCTGAAGGCGCTGCAGAAGCAGGGAATGCTGAAATTCCCGATGGTTGCGGTAAATGACGCTTACTGCAAATATTTGTTCGATAACCGCTACGGCACAGGACAATCGGCATGGGACGGCATTGTTCGCACGACGAACCTGATTGTGGCCGGCAAGACTGTAGTTGTTGTCGGATACGGCTGGTGCGGCAAAGGGGTGGCCATGCGCGCCAAGGGACTGGGTGCTAACGTCATCGTCACGGAAGTGGATGCGATCAAAGCGGTAGAGGCCCATATGGACGGATTCCATGTAATGCCTATGCTGGAGGCGGCGAAGCAGGGTGATTTCTTCGTGACGGTTACCGGCAACCGGTATGTGATCCGCGGCGAACACTACGATGTAATGAAGGACGGCGCAATTCTCTGCAATGCCGGGCACTTCGATGTGGAAGTGAACAAGCCGGAGCTGGCCGAGCGTTCGGTGTCCCAGCGCACAGTGCGCAAGAACATCGAAGAATATCAGCTGAAGGACGGGCGGAAGCTATACCTGCTAGCTGAAGGACGCCTGGTTAACCTGGGAGCAGCGGATGGACACCCGGCAGAGATTATGGATACCACCTTTGCCCTGCAGGCGCTCTCGCTGAGATATGTGAATGATAATTACAAGAATATCGGTGTCAAAGTAGAGAATGTTCCTTACGAGCTGGATGAGCAGGTAGCGCGCTTTAAGCTGGAGAGTCTGGGCATTGCCATCGACGCTCTGACGCAGGCTCAGGTGGAATATCTCGACAGCTGGAATCTGAACGACTAA
- a CDS encoding peptide ABC transporter substrate-binding protein: protein MKKSKSLLLMMALVLVIGTVLAGCGGNKNNGNSGTNAAATTAPEGSTNTGSGDEKLAADQTLRVNLTAEPPTFDPAQAQDSQANTVLKTMYEGLTRMNDETGQAEPGIAEKWDISADGLVYTFHLRDAQWSNGDPVEAADFVRAWKIVLDPNTDPTAPYAYQLYYLKNGEEYYTKKVTDFNEVGVKAVDAKTLEVTLKAPTPYFLGLLSFYTYYPVHKSVEGNPKWATNKDTMITNGAFTLTEWTTGQSLQVSKNDKYWDAANIKLSKIDFSLINSGATELLSYKNGELDRAGAPHGELPQEQIPIVQKELPNEFQRKGIASTYYYEFNITEKPFDNVKIRKALAMTVNRQALIDNVTLGGQLPAFGFVPPGIAGADGEFRNAVKDDYFKEDTEEAKKLLAEGLAEEGLTSLPPIELSYNTSEGHKKIALAVADMWKQALGITVNTVNQEWAVFIDNRQNLNYQIARAGWTADYNDPMTFLDMWVTGGGNNDTGYANPEYDKLIQEAKTSSDLAKRQELFAQAEKMIIQDDMILIPFYYYTNNSLTKEYLKGVTLDFSGAIDFTRAYLLEH, encoded by the coding sequence ATGAAGAAGAGTAAAAGTCTATTGCTCATGATGGCATTAGTCTTGGTTATCGGCACAGTGCTTGCAGGCTGCGGCGGCAACAAGAACAATGGCAACAGCGGCACCAATGCAGCGGCGACGACTGCACCCGAGGGCAGCACCAACACAGGATCAGGAGATGAGAAGCTGGCTGCTGACCAGACACTCAGAGTTAACCTGACTGCAGAACCACCTACGTTTGACCCGGCGCAAGCTCAGGACAGCCAGGCTAACACCGTCCTGAAGACCATGTATGAAGGCTTGACCCGCATGAATGATGAGACTGGCCAGGCTGAGCCTGGTATTGCCGAGAAGTGGGATATTTCCGCTGACGGTCTGGTATATACCTTCCACCTGCGTGATGCACAGTGGAGCAACGGTGATCCGGTAGAAGCTGCAGATTTCGTCCGCGCATGGAAGATCGTGCTTGATCCGAACACAGACCCTACTGCACCTTATGCGTATCAATTGTACTACCTGAAGAATGGTGAAGAATACTACACTAAGAAAGTTACAGATTTCAATGAAGTAGGCGTTAAGGCTGTAGATGCCAAGACTCTTGAAGTTACGCTGAAGGCTCCAACTCCTTACTTCCTTGGACTTCTGTCCTTCTATACGTACTACCCTGTACACAAGTCCGTTGAAGGTAATCCGAAGTGGGCTACAAACAAAGACACTATGATCACTAACGGTGCATTCACACTGACAGAGTGGACTACCGGCCAATCCCTGCAAGTAAGCAAGAACGACAAGTACTGGGATGCTGCTAACATCAAGCTGAGCAAGATTGACTTCTCCCTGATCAACAGCGGTGCAACTGAACTGCTGAGCTACAAGAACGGCGAGCTTGACCGTGCAGGCGCACCGCATGGTGAACTTCCGCAGGAACAGATTCCAATCGTTCAGAAAGAACTGCCTAACGAATTCCAGAGAAAAGGTATCGCAAGTACCTACTACTATGAATTCAACATCACTGAAAAACCGTTTGACAACGTTAAAATCCGTAAAGCTCTGGCTATGACGGTTAACCGTCAGGCTCTGATCGACAATGTAACCCTGGGCGGACAGCTGCCTGCATTCGGCTTCGTACCTCCTGGTATCGCCGGTGCTGACGGTGAATTCCGCAATGCTGTCAAAGACGATTACTTCAAAGAAGATACAGAAGAAGCTAAGAAGCTGCTGGCTGAAGGTCTTGCTGAAGAAGGCCTGACTTCACTGCCTCCAATTGAACTGTCTTACAACACAAGTGAAGGCCACAAGAAGATTGCTCTGGCTGTAGCTGATATGTGGAAACAAGCTCTGGGTATCACTGTAAACACTGTGAACCAGGAGTGGGCTGTATTCATCGACAACCGTCAGAACCTGAACTACCAGATCGCACGTGCAGGCTGGACTGCGGATTACAATGATCCAATGACCTTCCTGGATATGTGGGTAACAGGCGGCGGTAACAATGATACTGGTTACGCTAACCCTGAGTATGACAAGCTGATCCAAGAAGCGAAAACAAGCTCCGACCTGGCTAAACGTCAAGAGCTGTTCGCTCAAGCCGAAAAAATGATCATTCAGGATGACATGATCCTGATTCCGTTCTACTACTACACCAACAACTCCCTGACTAAAGAGTACCTCAAAGGTGTAACTCTTGACTTCAGCGGTGCTATCGACTTCACCCGTGCTTACCTGCTTGAGCACTAA
- a CDS encoding DUF3397 domain-containing protein, whose amino-acid sequence MLSVIPIVPFLIVYFAGMGLNQDRRKTMMLAMDVTTLFLLLSVSGLFNIIFDSTFGFFLILLIVLISAGLIGGAQNRLKGKVDGQRLLRAVWRLSFFFLGAGYVLFMIVGLIQYISQAM is encoded by the coding sequence GTGTTAAGCGTTATTCCGATTGTTCCTTTTTTGATTGTATATTTCGCGGGAATGGGGCTGAATCAGGACAGGAGAAAAACAATGATGCTGGCGATGGACGTAACTACTTTATTTTTACTGCTGTCCGTTTCAGGCCTGTTCAATATTATTTTTGACTCCACCTTCGGCTTCTTTCTTATACTATTAATTGTATTAATATCCGCCGGGCTGATTGGAGGGGCCCAGAACCGGCTCAAAGGAAAGGTGGACGGACAACGGTTACTCCGTGCCGTCTGGCGGCTTTCATTCTTCTTTTTGGGTGCCGGTTACGTATTATTTATGATTGTAGGCCTCATTCAATACATATCACAAGCGATGTAA